In Bacillus sp. FJAT-45037, the following are encoded in one genomic region:
- a CDS encoding stalk domain-containing protein, which produces MNRYLVSLIIILVALLSVPHEADARGSIIDVFLDGKKLHFTNNPVIENGTTLVEIRSIFTALDMNLKYDSTTKTIAGENEDISLFLQLNNRYAYVNFHKHALTRPAYATNGRTIVPLRFISEATGANVKWEQATNSIYINTENATRNIPSSKYKVTGDILNMNFTEVEIFLLTNEERHRQGVAPFRLDVNMSQVARIKSKDMHDQQYFSHTSPTHGSPFEMMRNHGITYYSRMGENIAAGQHSAQHVTTSWINSPGHHHNMISTTFDSIGIGYHQGSRGYNRYYTQMFGG; this is translated from the coding sequence ATGAATAGATATCTAGTAAGCTTGATTATCATTCTAGTTGCTTTACTTTCCGTCCCGCATGAGGCAGATGCTAGAGGTTCGATCATTGATGTGTTTTTAGATGGCAAGAAGCTTCATTTTACAAATAATCCTGTAATTGAAAACGGGACAACTCTAGTCGAAATACGCTCCATCTTTACTGCACTAGACATGAACTTAAAGTACGATTCAACGACTAAAACCATTGCAGGGGAAAATGAGGACATCTCATTATTTCTTCAGCTTAACAATCGTTATGCGTACGTTAACTTTCATAAACATGCACTCACTCGTCCTGCCTACGCAACAAACGGTCGAACCATCGTGCCTCTTCGCTTTATTAGTGAAGCAACTGGAGCGAATGTGAAGTGGGAGCAAGCAACGAACTCTATTTATATCAATACCGAAAATGCTACAAGGAATATTCCATCATCTAAGTATAAGGTTACAGGGGATATTCTTAACATGAATTTCACAGAAGTAGAGATCTTCCTATTGACCAATGAAGAACGTCATCGCCAAGGTGTTGCCCCTTTCCGACTTGATGTGAACATGAGTCAAGTGGCTCGCATAAAGTCAAAAGACATGCACGATCAGCAATATTTTAGCCACACCTCTCCAACGCACGGTTCACCGTTTGAGATGATGAGAAATCATGGTATAACTTACTATTCTCGCATGGGCGAAAATATTGCAGCAGGACAACACTCTGCACAACATGTCACCACATCTTGGATTAACAGCCCAGGTCATCACCACAACATGATCTCAACAACCTTTGATAGCATCGGCATCGGATATCATCAAGGTTCGAGAGGGTATAACCGATACTATACGCAAATGTTTGGCGGATAA